The genomic window GCTTCCGGCTCTACAAATTCCACGAGTTTATTTTTAGCAAAATCATCCCCTACATAAAAATCAAAATTTCTTCCGATCAGCAAATCTCCATCTTCCGTATTTTCGTTCCAGACCGCAAGAGAAGTACAGCCAACCATCATCAGATCCTGCATAGCATGTCCAATATCGTGAGCTCCGTGCAAATACAAACTTCTCAGATATTTAGGCGCTATAAAATCATAGGTATCGGATGAATACTGAGATAATCCATACAATTCTGCCTGAAAATCATTTCTTACGTTCAGATACATTTTTCGATTGTACCATTTCAGGAAATTTCTCAACAGATTCTGTTTAAATTTTGAGGGAACAAATCCTTTCACTTTAGAAAAGAAAATCTCTTCCTGTCTCTGCATTAAGCTTTGGGTTAAAGCACCATTATTATAGCCCAATTGTAAAGAATTTCCTTTAATATATAATTCCCAAAGCTGCTGCTTGTTTTTTGTTAAATAATTTTGCTTGAAACTAAAAGTAGAATCGTTAATCTTATTGACTTTCGGAATTTCAAGGGAGTATTTCTTGATGTCGGGAGTATGTTTGATTGATTTTCGAACGCCACAAGATGTCAGAATAAGGCTAAGATTTAGGCTGAGAAAAATTAAAATCAAAACTCTGTCATTTCGACGAAAGAAGAAATCTATTCCAAATACTTTAGATTCTTCATTACGCTTCTGAACTTCGTTCGTAAACCTTTGGTTTATATTCAGAATGACAAAAGACTGCATATTATCTTTTTTTTTCACTTTTATTAATCATTTGTGTCAAGCGTTCATCAACAGCTTCTTTCCCTAAAATCTCTGCACAGGTATTGAATGCACCTATTGTACAGCCTAAAATTCCGTGCATATTAACAGATTGCCCTGTGAGAAAGAGATTATCGATCTTTGTACGGGGAGAAACCATTGTTTTTAAAGAGTTTTCAGAGGCTTTGGCATATCCGTACATATTTCCTTCAAAACTTCCGATATAATCGCGGTAAGATAAAGGTGACGAAGTATACACTTTTTTTATAGACCCTCTCAAACCGGGAATTTTTTTCTCGAGAGCCGCAATCATTTTTTCTGCTTTTTCAAGCTTAAACTGTTCATATAGTTGCCCCCTCTCATGCTCGTCTGCAACGGTATTGAATGTTTTTTCCCATTCTTTAACCTCATCAAAATCCATGTAGGAAATTGCAGTCAAACTTTCCGCAAATTCAGGATGATGTTTAGAGGGTGTCGTGGAAAGCATATAGGTTTCCGGCCATGAATTTTTATCGTAGCGATAGGCATCCCAAACCAATTCTTCAGAAGAGTAGTGATAAATATTATAATCATAGTTCGGAATGGTGTTTGGTTTAAGAACCAAATACACAGAGAAGCAGGAAGAAACAGGCTCCCAACTCAGAACGCGGTTCAGAAAAGATTTTTTCAATCTTTCTTTTCCAATTAATGTAATCAGCGACCGGATTTCAATATTTGAAATAAATTTTTTAGCAGAATATTCTTTTCCCGATTTGGTTTTTACTGAAGTCAAAATATTCTCTTCGTTAAAAATCATCTCGGAAACTTCGGAATGACGATGAATTTCAGCACCGTACTCGCGAAGCTTTTTCACCAAAAGCTTTGAAATCTGGCTTCCTCCTTTCGTACATTTATAGGCACTTTGGATATAAGAATTAACAGTTAGGGCATGAACATAAAAAGGAGTGTTTTCAGAGTCTCCTGCATAGAGGAAATTAGAACCTAACAATACTGATTGCAGCTTCTTATTAGAGGTAATTGATTCAATAAATCTCCTTGTATTTAAATGGAGAATTTCTTCGTTGTAATTGTCTTTTCCTACTACATTATACCTTGGAAAATAATTACAGATCTCCTGAATTTCCTGGCAATAAGTTTCTAAATTCTCTCTTTCTTCAGGAAAAAACCGAGCCAATTGTTTAACGAAATTTTCGTAGCCCTGCGCATGAGGGTATTCCGTTTCATCTTCTCCAAAAGTAATCCTGTCATAGCCGTCTTCATTCATTTTATGAAGCTGAAGCTCCTCCATAATTTCTAAATAGGAGAAAAAACGGTTGAGATTCTGCCCTTCTGAAAGTCCTCCGATATAGTGAACACCGGTATCAAAAATTAATTTATCCCGAGAAAAAGTCTGCAAATTTCCTCCAAACTGATTATTTTTTTCCAGCACACACACTTTCTGTCCTTCTTTAGCCAGAATAAGAGCCGAAACAAGACCTCCCAATCCGCTTCCGATCACAAGTATGTCAAATTCTTTTTTCAAGAGAAAATTAATTGTTAAGAAATTTAGAAATAATTTTATTTAACGCAAAGTCTGCAAAGATCTTTTTACAAACTGACTGTTTTAAGAACGCAAAGACGTTAACACTCAGCAAAGTAAAACTTAGTCTAAGAAAACCAAAGCAAAAATGGAATAATTCCTAAAAGAACCTTAATGTTTTGAGCTTAATATTAGTTTTTCTACGGTAAAAGTATGGAATTAATCAATATCATCCCAAAAATCAAAGTAATTGAACCATTGCAAAGGATATTTTTTCAGCATGGATTCAAGATTTTGGGTATAAGAGTTTAAAAGTCCTTGCGCATCACGCTTTTTAACATTTTGTGCCACTCTCGCATATAAATGATAATGAAGTTTCTTCTCTTTCATTACATAAACATAGACAACAGGAACTCCCAGTCTGGATGCAATAAGGAAAGGACCTGCAGGAAACTTTGCGGTTTTCCCCAACAGCTCCCCTTCCAGATACTTTGAACCTTCAAAATAACGATCTCCGGTAAAGCAAATCAGTTCGTTTTTAGATAAAGCCTCATTGATATCGAAAATATGCGACATATCTTCTTTCACATAAATAAATTTGATAGAACTCTTATTCACGGATACGCTTTCAAGGTATTCTTTGATCACAGTAACTTCCTGATCTGTAGTTACCAGATTGATCTGGCAATCAAGATCTATATCTGCAAAAAAACGCTCGGCAATTTCAAAATTTCCGATGTGAGCACTGATCAAAACTCCTCCTTTTTTTTCTGCCAAGAGGTTTTTAAGGTTTTCAACGCCGTCAAATTCATAAGTATATTTTTCTCTAAGACCTGCGGAAATTGCTGTTTTATCGATCAATACCTGACCAAATGTGAAATAACTTTTAAAAACAGAAAATTTTGTTTTTAAAGAACTATAATTAAGCCTTTTATGAAAATAATAAGAAATGTACCTGTTGCTTTTTTTCAGAAATAAAAAATAGTAGGCAGCGACAAAATATAAAACAGCATATGAACTCCTGATTCCGATATTTCTAATACACCAGACGAATATTTTATATCCTAAAATAGTGCCCTTAGATTTACCTTTCCATTTGTTCATAGCTCTAATTTAGCAATATATCAGTCTAAGAATAAACCTTATTTTAAACATTGAAAACTGTCAGATTGCTATATTGTTACATTGTTAAAGTAGATTTTTAATCGATAGTTATGCGTTTTTTTCAGCGATTTTATTTTCGATAGTTGTGTAGAAGTCATCAAATGTTACCATTTGCTTAAAGTCTGCTTCTCCTAATTTCACGCCGAAATTAGATTCTATTACTACTACAAGATCAATATAATCTAAACTGTCTAAACCAAGGGTTTTCTTAAGATTAGCCTCGTTGCTGATCTCATCTCCGTCTACTTCAAATTCATTAATCAAAAAATCATTTGCTATAGCAATAATTTTTTCTCTTTCCATGTTTTTAATCAAATTTTTTAACTATTAATGCGGAATTGGTTCCCCCAAATCCGAAAGAATTCGACAAAAATACATCAATTTTTTGACTTTTTGTTTTTGAGATCAGATTTATCTTTTGAGCGTCTTCATCAGGACTTTCTAAATTGATGTTTGGAGCGATAAAATCATTCTGCATCATCAGAATGGAATAAATCACTTCACTTGCTCCTGCCATCCAGCATTCATGCCCCGTCATCGATTTTGTAGAGCTTACCGGAACTTCACTTCCAAAGATTTCATAAATAGCTCTTGCTTCATTAGCATCTCCAATAGGTGTGGAAGTTGCATGAGCATTGATATAGTCTATATTTCCGGCATTTAATCCTGATTGTTTCAAAGCTCTGTTCATCGCTAAAGCCGGTCCGTCAACATTCGGTGTTGAAATATGACCTCCGTTTGAAGAGAATCCGTATCCTACAATTTCTGCCAAGATCGGAACACCTCTTCTTTGAGCAGATTCTAAACTTTCAACAATTAAAGTCGCTGCTCCCCCGCTCGGAATAAGCCCGTCTCTGGCTGAATCGAAAGGTCTTGACGCTTTTGTAGGTTCATTTTCTCTCACCGAAAAAACACCCAAGCCATCAAAACTTGCCATTGAATATTTATTGGTTTCCTGTGCGCCACCACAAACAATCATGTCCTGAAAACCGTTTTTGATCATCATATAGGCCAGTCCAAGAGAATGCGATCCGCTTGCACAAGCCGCACTGATAGTAAGATTGATTCCTCTCAACTTAAATATCGTAGAAAGGTTCATTGTAACGGTAGAATTCATCGATTTGAAGATCGCTCCGGATCCCATCAGTGTTGTATCTTTCTTTTCTCTGGCAATGTCGATAGATTCTACAACTGCCTGAGAAACACTATCATTTCCATATAAAATCCCAACTTCATGGGCATCCAGGAAATCCTGATCCAGATTTGCCTGCTGAAGCGCATCAATAGTCGCAAGATAAGCATACTCACTTTCTTCTCCCATGCTTACGCGCTGTCTTCTGTTCAAAAGATTTTTCAGATCCGGTTTCGGAACAACTCCCGTAAGACCTGATCTGAACCCGAATTC from Chryseobacterium camelliae includes these protein-coding regions:
- a CDS encoding phytoene desaturase family protein; this encodes MKKEFDILVIGSGLGGLVSALILAKEGQKVCVLEKNNQFGGNLQTFSRDKLIFDTGVHYIGGLSEGQNLNRFFSYLEIMEELQLHKMNEDGYDRITFGEDETEYPHAQGYENFVKQLARFFPEERENLETYCQEIQEICNYFPRYNVVGKDNYNEEILHLNTRRFIESITSNKKLQSVLLGSNFLYAGDSENTPFYVHALTVNSYIQSAYKCTKGGSQISKLLVKKLREYGAEIHRHSEVSEMIFNEENILTSVKTKSGKEYSAKKFISNIEIRSLITLIGKERLKKSFLNRVLSWEPVSSCFSVYLVLKPNTIPNYDYNIYHYSSEELVWDAYRYDKNSWPETYMLSTTPSKHHPEFAESLTAISYMDFDEVKEWEKTFNTVADEHERGQLYEQFKLEKAEKMIAALEKKIPGLRGSIKKVYTSSPLSYRDYIGSFEGNMYGYAKASENSLKTMVSPRTKIDNLFLTGQSVNMHGILGCTIGAFNTCAEILGKEAVDERLTQMINKSEKKR
- a CDS encoding lipid A biosynthesis acyltransferase; this translates as MNKWKGKSKGTILGYKIFVWCIRNIGIRSSYAVLYFVAAYYFLFLKKSNRYISYYFHKRLNYSSLKTKFSVFKSYFTFGQVLIDKTAISAGLREKYTYEFDGVENLKNLLAEKKGGVLISAHIGNFEIAERFFADIDLDCQINLVTTDQEVTVIKEYLESVSVNKSSIKFIYVKEDMSHIFDINEALSKNELICFTGDRYFEGSKYLEGELLGKTAKFPAGPFLIASRLGVPVVYVYVMKEKKLHYHLYARVAQNVKKRDAQGLLNSYTQNLESMLKKYPLQWFNYFDFWDDID
- a CDS encoding phosphopantetheine-binding protein; the protein is MEREKIIAIANDFLINEFEVDGDEISNEANLKKTLGLDSLDYIDLVVVIESNFGVKLGEADFKQMVTFDDFYTTIENKIAEKNA
- a CDS encoding beta-ketoacyl-[acyl-carrier-protein] synthase family protein, coding for MENRVVITGMGIYSCIGTSLEEVRESLYQGKSGIILDKERKEFGFRSGLTGVVPKPDLKNLLNRRQRVSMGEESEYAYLATIDALQQANLDQDFLDAHEVGILYGNDSVSQAVVESIDIAREKKDTTLMGSGAIFKSMNSTVTMNLSTIFKLRGINLTISAACASGSHSLGLAYMMIKNGFQDMIVCGGAQETNKYSMASFDGLGVFSVRENEPTKASRPFDSARDGLIPSGGAATLIVESLESAQRRGVPILAEIVGYGFSSNGGHISTPNVDGPALAMNRALKQSGLNAGNIDYINAHATSTPIGDANEARAIYEIFGSEVPVSSTKSMTGHECWMAGASEVIYSILMMQNDFIAPNINLESPDEDAQKINLISKTKSQKIDVFLSNSFGFGGTNSALIVKKFD